A window of Malania oleifera isolate guangnan ecotype guangnan chromosome 2, ASM2987363v1, whole genome shotgun sequence genomic DNA:
CAGCTGAATTCGCAAGcacctcttttttgttttttgccaAAATGGAAATGTAATAAATCTTCAAAATAaactttggttgtgcttgggagcatggatttcaggccttggatttggatttgtgttaATTTGAATAAAACTGAGTACAATTTTGTACTACAttttatacaaatccaaatccaataccCAAACTCCAAACTCCCAAACATGGGGTAAAAATTGACCAGCCTGTAGCACTATTGGATCTTTGAAATGAAGCAattacaacttaaaaaaaaaaaaaaacactgaaCTTCATGAATTGCCAACTACTAGGATTTAGAGCTGTCTTGCTTTTGATGGATTAATCTTTCACAGATTCGAGTTCTTTTAATTTGATTTAGTCTTCATGCAAAGCAATTTATGTAACGATTCAGTGCACAAGGCTCTCTTGCAATTGGGGATCTGTGGAGAGTAATATGAACAGTTTTATCTCTATAATTGGAGAGATTGTTTCCACGATTTGAACCCATTATTTTCATGTTTGGATGTAACACGATTACTGTTGAATCAAGATAACCCTCATTCGATCTCCATGTACCGCTTGTTTAATTAGATTGTTAAATCCTAGCTCACTTGGACTATTCACTggcacaaaataaaaaataaaaaagttcaactgttgaaatcattttcttaacAAGAAAAAATTCAGCAATAAAAAGTTTGGTTTAGTAGTTAAAGCAGCTGCCTGCTTGCTGTCGGTGCATGTCCTAGATGTTTCATGCTTATCAGAGATTCAATGGACCATTGGGTGGGTTTAACTAGCAATTTTTTTCTGCACCTGTGTTGTTTTTACATGCCTAAAAATCCAGACAATAACTCATAATTATCCATtagtttattgaaaattttgattattgGATTATAAGAACCCAATTTAAAGAAATTTGAATAACCTTTTCTTTACAATGATGGCTGATCATCCATTATGGAACCTTTAGTGTTAAACAAAAGCTGAAAGGCAAGTCTTCAGAGTTCATAGCATAAAtttgttaaattaaaaaaaaaaaaaagtatgaagCCTGTTGAATCAAACTAATAAATATAATTGCCAATGATTTTCATGGAAGCCCGTGCATCCTTTGAAAAAACAAGAAAGTTTTTGGCTTTTTGAACTAGCCTTTTTTTTGataatcaatgttttgaaaccaATATTCTAACTGTTTAAATACCTTCTTGTATCTGTTCTAATATATCAATCATTGGGGATTTACTCCCTTCACTTTTGTGCATAGAAAGTTGAAGATCTGACATGAGATATTGAATTTGTGTCTAATTGCTTTCTATGACCTTCCAGGCCTCATTATAATTTGGACCTTCAGAGCATTGCTGTCAATGGGCAAACCCTGCCCATAGATTCATCAGTGTTTGCCACATCAAGCAATAGAGGAACCATTGTTGATTCTGGGACAACTTTGGCATACCTTGCTGAAGAAGCTTATGATCCTTTCGTCAATGCTGTAAGTTTCATGCAAGCAATTTCTCAGCTCTTCcattattctttttcttttgaaaCATTTTTGTAATGCCTTGTAGGCAATGTTAGTGcatttcactaaacttgttctGCGGCAGCTAGAAGAGATTGGAATTGTGTACAATCATGAAACTTGGAAACATTTATTTTGATGATGGAAGTTAATATTCTTTCATCTGTGCAGATAACAGAGTTCGTTTCCCAATCTGCACGTCCTCTTGTTTCCAAGGGTAACCAGTGTTACTTAATCACCTCCAGGTTCTCTTTCTACATTGATTCTCTGAGTTTTTTCCACTTTCAAgtgcttttttctttttgtgcAGCTGGCTTATATCTTATTAATATGAAACAtgtgtttattttttgtttagcATATCTGAGATATTTCCTCTAGTTACCTTAAATTTTGCTGGTGGCGCATCAATGATTTTAAAACCTCAGGACTATCTTCTACAGCAGAATTCTATCGTGAGTTTTTTAATTCTTGACCTTTTTTTCATAAGGGCTTTCTTGGATAATTTCTGCTTTCACAGAACTTGCAGCTGGAGTGGGGACCTGCTTTTACTTGTTCCAGTTAAATGAGATCCCCAACTCCAATTCCTTTGCAGTCAATTATTTAATAGCAACTTTCATAGTTTTAATATCTAGAAAACACTTCCATAAAGTTCATTGGCAAGCACTTGTGCATTGCAGCCACGTTAATATCTGCAGTCTTTCAGTGACCTGAAGAATATTATTATGTGCATATGGAGTTTCCTTGGCATCATGGCCCAGCTTGGAGTACCATCTGCATCTCTACATTAACATATCTGCAGCTGTTAGCTTCTGTACTTAAAATTCTTTCGAATGTACCAGAAccttttatttccattttcaatACTGACCAAAAAAGTCAAGAGAAaccttgtttttttgttttttaatttttttaagaatgTAGAATGTCCCTccataaatatatatgtgtgtgtgtgtgtgtgtgtgtatgtgtgtgtgtattttaagTGTTATTGGAACACTCTGTTTAGGGGATCAAGATATCTTCAAGAGATCTTCTTTTCACGTGATGATGGCAGAATGTTTAATGTAGTTGTTTCAAAACATATGCTGCTGTTTTTTCACTCTTTTTCTACACAATGCCTACAAAACTCTCAGCTGTTCTTAATTTAGCAAAATAGAATTCTATCCAAACAAATTTTCTCTCTTTATAGTGCGTCTATACTATTTTAAGAGGTTGTTTTGTGCAGTAACTTGGGATGCTATCCTGAATCCTAATGGAATGGGTGGATTTGTTGTTGTAGGGTGGTGCTGCAGTGTGGTGTATTGGTTTTCAGAAAATTCAGGGTCAAGGAATAACAATTTTAGGAGGTATGGACAATCATCTGTGAAGGCTTTTCTCTGAATAAGGAGCGACATATAAGTATATGAGAACCTATGTACTGACGGATAATATTATATTTTCTTACACATGCGCCAACCTACCAAtatgttccaaaaaaaaaaaaaaattttctggAGGATCATCTcaaatttctataaaaatctaCATCCATGTTTGAAATGATAGAAGTTCTGAACTCAAGACAAGAACCTTCTACGCATGGTCCAATTTTAAAATCTGTCATGCATTACTTATGTAAGTGATCAAAAAGTGCAGCTCTTGTGCATGTTTTTGTAGAATTGTTCTGCCTCTAAAATTTGTGCCTTACTACTGGAGATGTCATAGGCACCTGCTGGTTTCCATAGATCTGTGTCATCTCTTCCTCGTGTTATTATCTGTTGGAACTAATCCTTGTTTTACGTATTTGTTCATTTCTAGTTGTTTCCTTTGTCTTGCAAATTATCTACTTTTCGATCTCaacttagaaatttttttttttagattgcTAAGTTTAGTCTCCATAAACTCATTTCCGGGTTAACTACCTTCTGTACAATTTCCCTGTCTTATTTGATACTTCTAAACCTGTAAATGGTCTGCTTCTGGTTTTAAGTACCTTTGTTCTGGTTCATCAGTAACAGTTTGGTTTGACTATTCTGTTACCATGACCTTTTTATTTGGAGAATCATTTTTGAGCCATGGCAAGTTCTAGACATGTAGATAAGAATTATAACATGAgagtatttatttttcagttctaATTTAACCATGATAAAACATGCGCGAAGATATTCTGTCTTCAATATTACtcactcatttttttttataatcaataGGAAGTACGTCTTTTCTGACTCCAAGTTGGACGGTTATTCTGTTTTGCAGACCTTGTTCTAAAAGACAAAATCGTCGTTTATGATCTCGTCGGTCAACGGATTGGATGGGCTAACTATGACTGTAAGTTTTAGTGATTCCAACGGAAAAGAGCATCAAGACACCACATGGAAACGAAATAAATTCAATTTTGGCACTCGTAGAATTTTAACACAATGTGATAATTCGAAATGGAGACTTCACCAAAAGGCCAATCAAAGAAACAAATCCTATCCACTAAAATCTTAGCATCACCTTATGTAGATGTGTTGGCATGACCTTTCATCTGGTGTCAATACGCCCTTCTAAGTTATTTGAGCTTATATATCATTTAGCCTTGCATTGATTCAGAATTCTTACCAGAATTATTTGAACTTGTTAGGTTCATTGTCTGTAAATGTATCCACCACCACAAATACTGGCAAAAGTGAATTTGTCAACGCAGGACAGATAAGTGACAGTGATTCACCACGCAGAGCACTTTACAACCTAATACTGAGCAGCCTTGTTGCCCTCCTCGTGAATATAGTTTTTCATAGTTTCTTCTTTTTGTAACTTGGAGCTCGATTGTTTTGAACTACCATTCTTTATTCCTCTGCATATTCTCCTGCTGGCTTTTATTTGTAGCAGTCGGCAGGCTGTGTGATCTATTTGGATTTGCAGCTTGAAGCTGGTTGGCTGCTTcgagtttttttttcttctttctttcatcATTACCTTATAGAATTATGTTTCCCTTTGTTCAGGTTTTACTCAATTTGGCAGCACTGTAAATTAGTCATTTAGGATGTGATTATTTGTAACAGCAGATTTTATTGCTAGATGCCACTTTCATTACTTATTGAGACCTTTCATTTGTATGCTAAATCAGAAATCCAACACTTGTTGCAACAtattctccttcttctccttcccCCTCTCTCTGTTGTATGTCATTGTTGTCAATTGCTTTCTgaggtaataataatattactttcatttttttttttttttttaaaactttttgcatctgtttttatatttaaatgttataaatataataatgaggTAAGGAATGATATAAAAATGAGAAGGCATATGATTCAGTCATACAACACTCTTAACACTATTGGAAATTTACTCTTTTGTATTTGGTTATTGAGAAAAGAGAGTAAAATTTATGGAGGAGGAAAACCACACTACCCAAATAATAGTTTTATATGTGCATCTTCTATTAAATAAACAATTCTCTTCTCACCAGCTACGCGATTGTTGAATGGGGTTTGTTTCCCAATAAAGCCCCACATTCCCTTTCCCTATTTCCATGGCACTGGAGTCCATACACGATTCTTTCATTTGTAATTTTTGATTTGTGAGTAAAGTCTAACACAATCCTTTCTATTTTTTGCATATGACACTCTTTTTTTTATGTGTAATtctattattatttcaattttttaaaagcatatgaaaattaaaattataataaatcataaaaaataccTAATAATTATAGTTGGAGCGTACCCAACATATGCATTGAACTATCTAGAAGCTATCACTTCAAGTCGAAGTACTTAAAGAAAATGAACCAGAAAATGTGGAACCCTGCTAATTATTTGGAGAGCTCAAATTTATATTAGTTGATTGAGCCCTATTGAAGCCCAATTTCACCAAATTTTCCTGATTTTATCtaagttgttatattattttatatagtaTTCTATTCAGTCCAAAACGCGAGCTAGTTCTCATATTGACCAACCAAGATATCTAGgccaattttcaaaatattagtcAAGTCCATGTTTCTCCAAtatattctaaaattttaaaacatttgacTGAAATAATATTTGTCACGCCCcaattttataccattttttttcatctgtatatatatatatttctgcaAAGTAAACCTGCTTTGACCCAAGAAAAATAATATTGTCATCAAgccagctctgataccaaactgtaataacATGTGTAAAACTCTATACATGATTCTTGTACCAAATGCACTATTAATACCAACCTGTAATAACCTGTGTAAAACTCTATACATAATTCCTATAGCAAATGCACTATAGTTACCTAAGTTGCCTTAAGAGGAACCAGGTACAACAATCCTCAAATAGTCATAAAACTCAGCAGTAGCATCTATAAACATACACATCCAATAACAATACCAGACTTCTATTAATCACTATAACTATACATAATTTCCCAGTATCAGTCCATCCATAACCATCTCCAGAAATATACAATACTTTCCTATACAACACAGTGTCTCACCGTTACTTACCCTGAACAgtactgttgaccctatgggtcattcccaattttgataatgacaaatactctcgtATTTAATtgttgtcaagtttgtgtgcatgttctTATTGGTAAGTTCATATTATGGCATGCGGAaacctgaagagaagtgaagacccagcatatttattattttattttttatcattgggtatgtaataatttcatttcaaaaaggtatgtaataatctacatatcatgcatataggactataagctcaagaccttagagagaccttagagatcccttcggttgaccaacgccaggttttttggcatacttaaaaagaccttagaaagaccttaggtcctaacacttgcacataagaaagtccccataatcacttgctCAATCAcgggatcaaattgaaattaaattgaacataatatgcaaatatgtgagaggtcgggcgaccaaacctcaggagttcaaaactcctcaggcgcccgaatttttggaaagtcagcagtttgacttggGTTCGGGCTATCGAAGCAAGAATGAACGTATCGccctcaagcgaccgaacctctattagggtgcttttcaccaactcgggcacccgaaccttcacgttgaaaaaggcctcgggcgaccgaacttgttagttcggttaactgaacttagTTTCGAGCACCCAAATCGTGTACAAATGTTTCTATTCAACCAACCGAGCCtagactcgggcgaccgaactctttAAAATGCTTTTTTTGACTAagtctatttgggcacccgaacctcagaccaGACACCCAAActtctcgggttaaattaatttttacaggggttaaaattaagtaatcgggattaattttcttaatggcttttaaaacaaatttaataatacccttggtgtccccaacggtcataattttgcctatgcctatatatatatatatatatatatatatatattttcatttacaAAATTAAGGTGagattagcaatataattagtgaaaaatcctctcaagctcaaaaacctatttttttcTATTCCcctccaaatactctcatatatttattcccttgatacatcttagcattgtgagagtttacAAATTTTACTAGTgcttattaggtattgctaatactcccattgtcttgcttgaatatttgatattgattttggggagtttagcatagtttatcccacagattttttattgataaaatcttatgttgggataaactcataagcttaaggatatttgcattgtcattgcaagattcctatacctttatttttgtgtgctaaatattttacaaaattatatttcaaacaacttttgtgctagatacatttgacaaaatattttttgagttgtttgaatatcattgctagtatctttgaaacactaatatgatattgagatttaatatgctttagtttcaaatattagcttgtgatacactcttgtgcttgattagataaagtcattattctgagtgttgattgcacacgtaaagCACCAAACTTATAGgtcatacatacttgaggtgtattgattagatattgtgcatagtggtacatatcagcttgtgtaagaaacATTTGTTTGTACGCCAATTTTTttattcgttgtattccaggcatgggcctgaaaaaggagactagccctattgaatagtctcggactagcttagacccggttaggaaagttaggtgcgccatcctagtaaggcgtgttggttgaggtcagccccttgaattggcCTGATTGTAACCGaagccgctccacccgttaagtgagctttagtggaatcctcgggcttacgagctagaggcggggacgtaggcacagttggccgaaccccgataacatatcatgtgtctatttatattttcgcactttattttttactgcacgtgtatattGTAGTGtgcatgtgcatgatttaaattgccgcatattatatttattggcgcatttgggattgcatagaaagaccctaactTGTGTTATTCTGctaatatctggtttaacctaggaataagttttaaaaattccaattcaccccccctcttgggaatacaccaaagctaacaagtacTCTTAATCTCTGCTCTGTAGAACTCTAAGCCTGTCTACCCAGGTTTCCTGAAATGATGAAATTATaaaagtgagacacctctcagtaagacagaatagattattatcaatgtgtggcaacatgagttttaatgtttcaAATACACTTTCATAATCTATCTTTTTCTTACTCTGTGAACTCATATATAGAACTGTATGCATACCCATAAAAATACTTTTCAGTTTACATATATTTCTATCAAATCATGTTATAAGTAAAATAAGTATCTCAAACCATACTTTGTATAAACAAGTATCACAAATCATTCTCTATATAAAACAAATATCTCAAATCATGCTCTATTTAAACTATGCATCATTGTTTATACTCTGTATAATAAAATACTATCTCTGCATAAGtaaatgcacacacacacacacacacacacacatatatatatatagaagaacttccttggatggataataCTGTAACGTCaggaattaaccccgcatgatccaggttgtgcggcccgaaggctgaatCTAGCCATGGTTGGTCTACTAGACTATATCAACTATGTCTGTAATTGTAACTATAACTGTATCTGTAACTATGAGTACGATTCGCCTACCCAACTGGTCCAGACTCTAGGGGCtaactctacacttcaatggcaGAATCGACTATGCCACCAATACCCTATCAaagaagtgtggctgcactggcAACTATGGGGCTATGGTACCATGCCTAgttatggtccatcagggttcttaaaccatataatgtgatttccaaaataatatatataacatgATATCATAGTTAACACATCTCTGTCAAAACTGTTatattatatatctatataaaatcactgtaactctgtataaaaatACTATACTGTAGTTCTATAAGGAATGCGGTATCTTTGTATAAAATATCTGTGTTGTAGTTCCACTTAGGGAACATTGtatctttgtataaatatatgtactataGTTCCTTAAGGAACGCTATAGTTCTATGTAGAACACTATATTATTGTATAAAATACCTGTATAAAACTTTGTACTGTAGTTTTATATAGAACATTATATCTttgtataaaat
This region includes:
- the LOC131148846 gene encoding aspartic proteinase 36-like isoform X2; translated protein: MILLCYVSWLYFTRVPLGSPPREFYVQIDTGSDVLWVSCSSCNGCPQSSGLQIQLNYFDPGSSSTAALVSCSDQRCNAGIQSSDSGCSINQCTYSFQYGDGSGTSGYYVSDLLHFDNIVGNSMAANSSAPIVFGCSNLQTGDLTKSDRAVDGIFGFGQQGLSIISQLSSQGVTPKVFSHCLKGDSGGGGILVLGEIVEPGIVYSPLVPSQPHYNLDLQSIAVNGQTLPIDSSVFATSSNRGTIVDSGTTLAYLAEEAYDPFVNAITEFVSQSARPLVSKGNQCYLITSSISEIFPLVTLNFAGGASMILKPQDYLLQQNSIGGAAVWCIGFQKIQGQGITILGDLVLKDKIVVYDLVGQRIGWANYDCSLSVNVSTTTNTGKSEFVNAGQISDSDSPRRALYNLILSSLVALLVNIVFHSFFFL